A part of Actinomycetota bacterium genomic DNA contains:
- a CDS encoding HAD family phosphatase, whose product MTPRALVVDFGGVLTPSVRESYTAFCESEGIDPQRFRAVIREAYRGGGDDHALVAVELGLITREQFEERLAALLSDGLAQPIDPSGLTLRIFGAPYPVPEMLEVVGRVRETGAATAMLSNSLGDIEYPPEVVSLFDEVVLSGRVGLRKPDPRIFEHTLELLGVRAAETVFVDDARPNVEAARGLGMEAILHDRPGETVASLRKLFRLD is encoded by the coding sequence ATGACCCCCCGCGCCCTCGTCGTGGACTTCGGCGGCGTCCTCACCCCGTCCGTGCGGGAGTCATACACCGCCTTCTGCGAGTCGGAGGGCATCGACCCCCAGCGGTTCCGCGCGGTGATCCGCGAGGCGTACCGAGGGGGCGGGGACGACCATGCGCTGGTCGCGGTCGAGCTCGGGCTCATCACCCGGGAGCAGTTCGAGGAGCGCCTCGCGGCCCTGCTCTCCGACGGGCTGGCACAGCCCATCGACCCCAGCGGTCTGACCCTGAGGATCTTCGGGGCCCCCTATCCGGTCCCGGAGATGCTCGAGGTGGTGGGGCGGGTCCGGGAGACGGGTGCGGCCACCGCGATGCTCTCCAACTCGCTCGGAGACATCGAGTACCCCCCGGAGGTCGTCTCGCTCTTCGACGAGGTGGTGCTCTCGGGCCGGGTCGGCCTGCGCAAGCCGGACCCGCGCATCTTCGAGCACACGCTCGAGCTCCTCGGCGTCCGGGCCGCGGAGACGGTGTTCGTCGACGATGCCCGGCCCAACGTCGAAGCGGCTCGCGGGCTCGGCATGGAGGCGATCCTGCACGACCGGCCCGGAGAGACCGTCGCAAGTCTCAGGAAGCTCTTCCGACTGGACTGA